The nucleotide sequence CTGTCGGCCGCGTCGTAGATCGAGAAGGAGGACGTGAAGCCGAGTCTCTTCGACTCGCGCCTCAGGATCCGTACGCACGCGCTGTGGAAGGTCATGACCCACATCGCGTTGGCGCGCGGTCCGACGAGGTGCTCGACGCGCTCCTTCATCTCGCCCGCGGCCTTGTTGGTGAAGGTGATCGCGAGGATCTGGCCCGGGTGGACCTGCCGCTCGCCGAGCAGATGCGCGATGCGGTGGGTGAGCACCCGGGTCTTGCCGGAGCCGGCACCGGCCACGATGAGCAGGGGCGAGCCCGCGTGGACCACGGCCGCGCGCTGGTTCTCGTTCAGCCCGTCCAGGAGCGCCGCCGCGTCGATCGCCGGGCGGGGGGCGCCGTCGCGGTAGTAGGCGTCCCGGTCCGGAGGCGCGTCGAACTTCCCACCGAACAGATCGTCCGGAAGCGGCTCCGGTACGTGATCGTCCTCGGGCGGCGGCGGGGGTTCCTCCGCGTGGCCGCGAGGGGCCTGGAGGTCCGCCAGGAAGCTGTCGTCAAAGAGGCTGCTCATCGCTCTCCGAGTCTAGGCGCCCCCACTGACAGCGAGAGGCCGCCCCGGGAAGTCCGCACCCGACACTCACCGCGACCGCCGTGCGACGGTGAGCCATCGAGCGTACCGCTTGTCGCGCCGAAGAGGCTAAGGTCACGAAAACGTATCGGGCATATCGCACATCAACCTTCACACGGGCCACACGAGTTGGCTAGCTTTTTCCTTAGGGCCGTACGACCCAACCGGCGAACGTCGCCGGGCCGCACAGCCTCCGCCGAGTCCGGTATGCCTCCCGAGGCCGCCGGAGCCGGGGACCCACCGATCTCTGGGGTGAATCGACCCGACCGCCGCACGCGGCAAGGGTCGTAGGGCAAACCTTCCGAAGCTTGCGCCCGAACCCGACAGCTAACCCGGTAGGCGGACAACGGAAGGAGACGCCGAACCATGGCGCCGCACCGCAAGCCGCGTCCGGCCGGAACGCGCGCGGGCATACGCACCCCCGCTCTCGCCACGGCCGCCCTCACCTCCGTGGCCCTGCTCTCCCAGACGGCCGCCGCCGCGCCCTCGACCGACGACAAGCCGAGCCTGGAGGAAGTCGAGAAGAAGGTCGACGACCTCTACCGCAAGGCCGGTTCGGCGACCGAGAACTACAGCGCGGCCAAGGAGAGGACGACCAGGCCGAAGAAACAGGTCGACACCCTCCCCGACGGGGTCGCCAAGCGCACGGGGAAACCCGACGGGGCGCCGGGGGAACTCGGTTCGTCCGCCGCGGCCCAGTACCTCGCGGGCGCCGCCGCCCCCGACCAGGCCTCGCCGCTCCTGGCGGACGACCCGCAGGGCTACCTCGACCAGAACCAGCTGACGGACCGGTTGACCGATCGCCGGCAGGACGCCGTCGACAACACGTACGTCACCCAGCAGGCCGAGTCGACGGAGCAGCGTCAGGGGGCGAGCGACAGCCTCGAACAGCTCACCGAGTCACAGAACACCCTCAAGAGCAGCAAGGCCAAGGTCCAGGCGAAGCTCGCCGTGGCCCGCACCCTGCTCTCCACCCTCACCACCGAGGAGAAGGCCCGGCTCGCC is from Streptomyces sp. NBC_01314 and encodes:
- a CDS encoding C40 family peptidase; its protein translation is MAPHRKPRPAGTRAGIRTPALATAALTSVALLSQTAAAAPSTDDKPSLEEVEKKVDDLYRKAGSATENYSAAKERTTRPKKQVDTLPDGVAKRTGKPDGAPGELGSSAAAQYLAGAAAPDQASPLLADDPQGYLDQNQLTDRLTDRRQDAVDNTYVTQQAESTEQRQGASDSLEQLTESQNTLKSSKAKVQAKLAVARTLLSTLTTEEKARLAAIEQREQEEADREAAEELARQQAAQTAPQAAQETQETQEAQGTQGGQGTREEASSGTETSTGTAVRTTAPAEDSTYASKAAKALAFARAQIGKPYVWGATGPGSYDGSGLTQAAWKAAGVDLPRATYEQATAGATVSLANARPGDLVFFYDNIGHVGLYIGNGMMIHSPKPGAYVREESVFSDGESSIHSVVRPA